The Vespula pensylvanica isolate Volc-1 chromosome 3, ASM1446617v1, whole genome shotgun sequence nucleotide sequence gtagtagtagtagtagtagtagtgtagtagaaTAGTGTAGTAGTATTAAATTAGTATCAGTGTAGTACTGTAGTAGGAGTATAATAGTATTAGATTCATAATCATGTCGTCGttgtgtagtagtagtagtatagtagtatagtagtatagtagtagtagtagtagtaatggtaGTAGTCGTGTGTGAATGACGCGAGAGAAACGATGAAAcgttactgctgctgctgctgctgctgctgctactactactactgctaacgctgctgctgctactgctgctgctgctactgctgctgctgctgctgctaacAACATATACACGAATACGGTCCTCGCGGCAATGGGAAAAGTGGCGGCGTATGCGCGGCTCCAAGCTAGAGAATTTTTCTCCCTCGCGGATGGCAACCTGGATATCGATtgtcattatttatatcgtacgtTTCCTCTTCAGTCATCGATtcactttttacattttacatttttacagTAATGAGAGAGTTAAGTTTAGATAGCCGTACGGTACACTAAGTTACCCTGAcccgaggaaaaaaaaaattaaaaaaaaaaaaccggaaaaaaaagaaaaataaacctTCCCTCGATGTGTGATCACAGGTGTTTTTGAGGGAGTCGAGTGAAATAGAGAATGACGGATAGCCAGCAGCAGTTTTGCTTGCGGTGGAACAACTTTCAGGCGAACATCACGAGCCAGTTCGAGGCGTTGCGAGACGATGAGGACTTCGTCGACGTTACATTCGCCTGCGATGGCAGGCGACTTCAGGCTCACAAGGTCGTCCTATCCGCTTGCAGCCCTTACTTCAAGGAGTTGTTCAAGGTTAGAAAACCGTTTCTTCCCGCTCCCCACCctacttttcttccttatcccctccttcctccttctcccctcgtccccttcttcttctctctcccccctccctcCATTCCTCTCACTCCCCTGCTTCTCATCCCCCTCCACCTCCACCCTAAtttcggtctctctctctctctctctctctttcacgcaTACACGCTACTCCCCTTCTCCTCCCTTGTCATCATTCCTAGCCTTCCCTCTCCCCCCTCGTTTCCTCCTAACACGTTTTCgattcctcttctctcctctctcctctcttcttctcttctcttctcttttcttctctcttctctcttctcttctcttctcttcttctcttctcttctcttctcttctcttctcttctcttcgtcatcCCACCGTTCGTCTCATcattccatctctttttcatctttctataTATGCTGCTCCGCTATGCATGCGCACGTAATATGCAACTTCTTAGTCGTTTCGTCCGACCGTTAATAATTCCAAAATTACACAATACCTATTTTGCGCTACGTGTCCCAGCCGTTTTCTTATCTCCCCGACACGtttagctctctctctctctctctctctctctctctctctttctctcttctctcttctcttctctctgtctctgtctctctctctccctatatgtatctctctatctatctctatctcttaaaTTTGGAGCCATATCACACTACGTGCGCCAATGCAGATGcgcttttgtttttcttcttctttttttgtttcgttttattttgtttcttcttctttttttcttttctttccttctatccttctttatttccaCGTACAAGTAGCAATTAAAACCGATTAGACAGTGACTCTTTCGAATTATCATGcgattattacgaaaatatcagtattttaattattggaggttcttccaattttttttccgactttttctttttctttttgtttcttttttcttttatatatatatatatatatatatatatatatatatatgtcttcctttttcttttcttttcttttttcttttccttttttttcgagaaatattaaaaattaattagtttcaTACACACGTAACACacattctcctctctctctctctctctctctctctcccccctctttccctcccccctctctctctcgtgtgttattttaataaattgtttcgTATGGTATACGAAGGAATatggaattttttataattaggaAATCATGaccaacttttttcttttttttcttttcttttattttcttctttccttctttctttctttcttttttcttttttttttttctttttttacatcattttttcgctttacgatatttatttttatttcgcgttttttatatataagaaatataaatagaaaatgatataaagttaaaatttaaaatagtaTCACTATCTTTACCGCATCAGCCGTTCACAGGCCAATGCGATTAACTTTGcttttagaatttctttttaattttattgccaaaacttaatttatatttcttcttatatttctactttatattatcttatactttttatatttaaaatagatttcattaatagattaattttaatatcgtcgaATAACGAATAACGTACGCTATACataactttattaattttttcttttataatttgtgTTATGAGCTGCTCGTATGTGgctgatatattataaagtatattttaaatatttctacttgATAAAAGTCTGTATTTTGTttggaaaagaatatttttaaacagtTTAGTAATACCGTCGATTTTTGCAGACCAATCCCTGTAAACatccaataatttttatgcGGGATGTGGAATTTGAACATCTACAATCACTGCTGGAGTTCATGTATGCTGGCGAAGTAAACATTTCACAAGCTGAATTGCCTACTTTTCTGCGTACAGCCGAATCTCTACAAATCCGTGGTCTCACCGACTCTCAAAGTAGTCAGCACAACAACGAAAAGGTAATTAATAAGATAGTAAAACaagtttataattaaaagtacaaatataatttgaatCTTATATAACGTACGTAGCACTTGAAGACGAATAATGTTCACGCATCAAATGGCCGTGGTCTGATCTCACCGAGTTTGGACGATGAGCGCAGTAAAACTCCACCACCATCGAGCCCTCCACCATTAAAAAGGCTGTGTAAAAGAAGTGATTCACCTCAAATCTCTAGTCCAATACCTACTGTGACGCCTTGTGCTAGCAGTACACCTCTCTCACGACCGCTTATAGAACCGCAAGTTCAGCTTGACTGTTATAAGGATATTGATATTGTGGAGGTAATTGTCGTACTCGTAATACATGTTAACCTTGGCAATTTCCATTGTTATTTtatgtcatatatattataatttcagcCAAAAGTAGAACTACCTGAATATGGCAGCGATGATGATTGCTCATCAAAACAAGAAGTCAACACGTTACCTGGTGGTTTCCTCAGTTTGGATGGTGGTATGGAAGTGTTACCGACATATCCACCATCTTATCAAGGTATAaacgttatcttttttatttgcattaatttatttattttctttatcgtaaataaataaaaatgtataaaaaagaaaaattagaacaaAGATATTATAAGATACGTCTTTTTTAGGAACCAGTATGGAAGGTGGCATGCCTGGACCTTCACACGGGAACAATGAGCTGAATCAAGAGCAGCAAGGTGAGTCtatgatttatattctttttggtAGTGCGAGCACCATTACAAACAGCAACAACCTAGCCATTACATCAGAACTGTATAATGAGAGTAGAAgcaaggaaggagaaaggaatcTTGATCGTTTGAAATGGTAAGCTCGTGTGTAGCTCGGTAGGTCTTGGTAGGTGGTAGGAGACATTTGACACTCAGAGGCTAAAATAGGCCCAAGTCCACAGAGTGCAGTTTGCAGTTAATCAGCTGTATTGTATGAACGTTACCGATATAGCCCGAATACCATTAACAACAATGTCCTGCGTgtacataattaaaaataccCATCCCAATAAGcttcataattttttgttctcatGCTTTCACGCGCGTATATATGCATCgcgtatatatgcgtatatacatatattagtaCTACACCTTAACGCTGCATTCAGACTCTGACGAGTAAGTGCTTCTTGTTAAATTTAATGCTCCAGTAACTTCGTCAACGAGAGCCATCTTGCTATCACCAGCATCATTTGCTTTCTTGTTTACTAATGATAAAGATCCATACATACGATCTCGGTCGGTTATAAATGTGCTATGTACATATTGCTTtgatttaaaatgataaatgatttttacatACCTTTCGTTTCGTGCACTATATTTCTGCATTTGAGTGTACTTAAGAAAGTGCAATGATTAGTAAATAATTAGTTACACGCACAGAGTGATAGTACGATATTGATTGTGCAAAAGCACTCATTCTATTATCTTCCATTTtacttttcgaaaataaatgaaatcaatTTGAGAATCGTAgtataaacgagaaaaaatatctttatacgATTACcgagaaatatttaaacgtatCAACGGTTAGCAAcatttaagaatataaaaagtcTGATTTTCTGTGTAACATGCACGAGTCCACCATACCATGAAACAGTTCACAAAGCCAAGACCATTATTCCTAACGGATTCTCATTATTCGCTGATCCATGCTTACCATTGTTTTCAAACTATGTGTTTTCCCTTACCACAATATCGTTATGTTATCTATGATTCGATTCATTACATCCTTGCAAGTTGCTATCTTGCAGGATTGACATTATACATGTACCGTGCAGGCAGCAAATTTGGGTAGTGCTAAATAGGGTTTTTGCTGGTTGTTGCTGTCCTGTGGTGGGTGGTatcattttgatattattcatGGTGTGAATAAAGCGTGGTGCTATGCTATGGTAACGTGTTATGCTGTGGGCTGCTACCGGTTAGAGCaagttgtgtgtgtgttgcaGCTGACCTGCGTAAACTGCACTCGCTGGACCCACGCCCCTGTCCTGTGTGCAACCGCATGTACAGTAACTTGTCCAACCTGCGGCAGCACATGCGCCTCATCCACAACCCTCAGAGTGTCACATGCCCTCTATGTAACAAGCCCTTCAAGACCAAGCTGTACCTCAAACGTCACCTGGTCAGTTTCCACGAACTCAGTGTGGCGGACAGGCAACGCCAGGAGGAAATCTACCATCATCAGGTTAAAGTTCAGGTTCAAGGACAGGGTCAAGCACAGGTTCAGGGTGGAGCTCAGGCTCAAACACAGACACAAGTTCAGGCTCAAACACAGGCTCAAATTCAGGCTCAAACGCAAGCTCAGGTGGATAACAAAGTGCTCTTGACCGCTTCTGCTCCGCTCTCTCGTCTTCCCGCGGAAGATAGCGGGGGGAGCGGAAGTGGAAATATTGTAGAACCAAAGCTGAGAGCATACCAGGCACAGGCTGGTGATAATTCTTATTCCGTAGAGGTTGCTCAAATTGGTGATACGAAGCATTTTGCAAGCGGAATATTGCAATTCGATGCTTCGTATCACTAATGTATaggtttttatttatttttattgtatttccCAGTATCATTTTGTGATATAGCGTGCGATGAGTCaagtttaaatttattatttagtgAACTTGTGATTCAATAGGAAACGTATCTTTACAGTTGATCGACAAGTATAGATAGAAATAACGTTACGATACAAGGCTGATTCTGTATTTAGGTGATCGGAAACTGTGCAGGATGAGGCACGGGTGTAACACataattcgaaattatttaaaaacgtaCGGAATTGCAATACAAATCGAAAGTGCGTTGTCGTCGAATGCAACGGATCTGCATacacttttattttctgtgCGTAcagaaaaagtttatatagGTCGTATCTAACTCGACTATCATCGATACGAATATTAAACCGTGTACATAGGTTTGGGAGACTAGTTTACATATAATGTCCCGTGCCTATTCATCATAAAGATGATGAACGTTAATAAGGGGGAAATGACTAAAAAATATGCCGTAGGTGGAGCAGCCATCCCACCTCGTACTGATAATTCTGCAGCCGGATActtgttgttttatttaatgCTATACAGTGTTATACAGACTACAGATATTtacaacaatattatattcttacagagaattatatttactttattattgcAGCGCAATGTGCAATGACATAGCTCGTacatgatatatttttcacatGCATACATTGC carries:
- the LOC122627773 gene encoding protein abrupt-like isoform X1; protein product: MTDSQQQFCLRWNNFQANITSQFEALRDDEDFVDVTFACDGRRLQAHKVVLSACSPYFKELFKTNPCKHPIIFMRDVEFEHLQSLLEFMYAGEVNISQAELPTFLRTAESLQIRGLTDSQSSQHNNEKHLKTNNVHASNGRGLISPSLDDERSKTPPPSSPPPLKRLCKRSDSPQISSPIPTVTPCASSTPLSRPLIEPQVQLDCYKDIDIVEPKVELPEYGSDDDCSSKQEVNTLPGGFLSLDGGMEVLPTYPPSYQGTSMEGGMPGPSHGNNELNQEQQADLRKLHSLDPRPCPVCNRMYSNLSNLRQHMRLIHNPQSVTCPLCNKPFKTKLYLKRHLVSFHELSVADRQRQEEIYHHQVKVQVQGQGQAQVQGGAQAQTQTQVQAQTQAQIQAQTQAQVDNKVLLTASAPLSRLPAEDSGGSGSGNIVEPKLRAYQAQAGDNSYSVEVAQIGDTKHFASGILQFDASYH
- the LOC122627773 gene encoding BTB/POZ domain-containing protein 18-like isoform X2; amino-acid sequence: MTDSQQQFCLRWNNFQANITSQFEALRDDEDFVDVTFACDGRRLQAHKVVLSACSPYFKELFKTNPCKHPIIFMRDVEFEHLQSLLEFMYAGEVNISQAELPTFLRTAESLQIRGLTDSQSSQHNNEKHLKTNNVHASNGRGLISPSLDDERSKTPPPSSPPPLKRLCKRSDSPQISSPIPTVTPCASSTPLSRPLIEPQVQLDCYKDIDIVEPKVELPEYGSDDDCSSKQEVNTLPGGFLSLDGGMEVLPTYPPSYQGTSMEGGMPGPSHGNNELNQEQQARRVRRGRPRLGTRGGKHMSPSVHGNSPSRSDWLPLDMRTTPPAAMPAFRGFEEPSPDGVVHLGEGIAVCEEQLRAVKWSDYRKLTRGLAAILFSPTELATCSVTGQRWSRAGTATERPVKPALDKAKVQAIISYVTSRFPSVDVSSVKQVLAYKCKENSTALKMKSIRYICERQDTDTSPRGEAEDK